Sequence from the Ornithinimicrobium humiphilum genome:
AAGATGATCAGGACTGGACGGACTGGTCGTCCGCGGCCGGGGACTCCTCGGCGACGGTCGGCTCGGCCGAGGCCTCGGCGGCCGGGGCCTCCTCGGCCGGAGCCTCGACGGGGGACTCCGTCGCGGCCTGCTCGGCCTCGGAGCCGGCGAGGAGCTCGCGCTCCCACTCGGCCATCGGCTCGGCCGCGGCGGTGTCGCCCTCGGTGGAGCCGCCGCCGGAGCGCGCCATGAGACCGTCGGCGACCGCGTCGGCCACGACGCGGGTCAGCAGGGTGACGGAGCGGATGGCGTCGTCGTTGCCCGGGATCTTGTAGTCGACCTCGTCGGGGTCGCAGTTGGTGTCCAGGATCGCGATGACCGGCAGACCGAGCTTGCGGGCCTCGGTGACGGCGAGGTGCTCCTTCTTGGTGTCGACGACCCAGATGGCCGAGGGCACCTTCTGCATGTCGCGGATGCCGCCGAGCGTCTTGCTCAGCTTCTCGTACTCGCGACGCATCATGAGGAGCTCCTTCTTCGTGCGGCCGCTGCCGGCCACGTCGTCGAAGTCGATCTCCTCGAGCTCCTTCATGCGCGTGAGGCGCTTGGAGACGGTCTGGAAGTTGGTGAGCATGCCGCCCAGCCAGCGGTGGTTCACGTAGGGCATGCCCACGCGGGTGGCCTGCTCGGCAATGCTCTCCTGCGCCTGCTTCTTGGTGCCGACGAAGAGGATGGAGCCGCCGTGGGCGACGGTCTGCTTGACGAAGTCGTAGGCCTCGTTGATGAAGGTCAGCGACTGCTGCAGGTCGATGATGTAGATGCCGTTGCGCTCCGTCATGATGAAGCGCTTCATCTTGGGGTTCCAACGACGGGTCTGGTGCCCGAAGTGGACGCCGCTCTCGAGGAGCTGGCGCATGGTGACGACGGCCATGCCGAGGTCTCGCTTTCTGGAGAAGGTGCAGTTTGTCCTGGCCCGGGGACGTCCCCCACCCGGCACCGGATGGTGTCGGGACCGCGGAGGACGCCGTCGAGCGGGTCGACCTCGCCCGGGCGCGAATTCGTGCGGGTCCTCGACTCCCGGACGGGCCGGAGGGCAGGGCACACCACACGTGCCGCTCATCCTACGGCAGGGACGGGGTCGGGAACGAATCGCGCCGGGTCGCTACGGTGGCCGTCATGACCTCCCCGCTCGTGCGCCGTATGCAGCCGTTCGGCACCACCGTCTTCGCGGAGATGACGCAGCGGGCGCTGCGCTTCGACGCGGTCAACCTCGGCCAGGGCTTCCCGGACACCGACGGGCCGGCCGAGATGCGGGAGCTGGCGGCCGAGGGGCTGCGCGACGGGCTCAACCAGTACGCGCCGGCCCGGGGGCTGCCCGTGCTGCGCCAGGCGGTGGCGGAGCACCAGGACCGGTTCTACGGCATACCCCTGGACCCGGAGACGCAGGTGCTGGTCACCGTCGGTGCGACCGAGGCGATCGCGGCCGCCCTGCTGGCGCTGGTCGAGCCGGGTGACGAGGTGGTGGTCGTCGAGCCGTCCTACGACTCCTACGACGCCTCCATCGCGATGGCCGGCGGGGTCCGCCGCGCCGTGCCGCTGCGCTTCCCCGACCTGCACCTCGACCTGGACGCGGTCCGCGACGCCGTCACGCCCCGCACCCGCGTGCTGATGATCAACAGCCCGCACAACCCGACCGGCAAGGTCTTCGACCGCGCCGAGCTGGAGGGGCTCGCCGCGATCGTGGCCGAGCACGACGACCTGATCGTGGTCTCCGACGAGGTCTACGAGCACCTGGTCTTCGACGGGCTGCAGCACGTCCCCTTCGCGACGCTCCCGGGGATGGCCGAGCGGACGCTGACGATCTCGTCGGTGGGCAAGACCTTCTCGCTCACCGGCTGGAAGACCGGGTGGGTCACCGGGCCGGCGCCGCTGGTGGACGCCGTGGCCGCGGTCAAGCAGTTCCTCTCCTTCGTC
This genomic interval carries:
- a CDS encoding pyridoxal phosphate-dependent aminotransferase, which gives rise to MTSPLVRRMQPFGTTVFAEMTQRALRFDAVNLGQGFPDTDGPAEMRELAAEGLRDGLNQYAPARGLPVLRQAVAEHQDRFYGIPLDPETQVLVTVGATEAIAAALLALVEPGDEVVVVEPSYDSYDASIAMAGGVRRAVPLRFPDLHLDLDAVRDAVTPRTRVLMINSPHNPTGKVFDRAELEGLAAIVAEHDDLIVVSDEVYEHLVFDGLQHVPFATLPGMAERTLTISSVGKTFSLTGWKTGWVTGPAPLVDAVAAVKQFLSFVGVTHVQPAVAHGLRMPEEFFTGFARELQGKRDVLVEALSDIGVPVSPCQGTYFVIADFAPHGVTDAVDLCRRMPEEIGVVGVPVSVFVSDPAPVASLVRFAFCKKEEVLREAARRLQRLGSA
- the rpsB gene encoding 30S ribosomal protein S2, with amino-acid sequence MAVVTMRQLLESGVHFGHQTRRWNPKMKRFIMTERNGIYIIDLQQSLTFINEAYDFVKQTVAHGGSILFVGTKKQAQESIAEQATRVGMPYVNHRWLGGMLTNFQTVSKRLTRMKELEEIDFDDVAGSGRTKKELLMMRREYEKLSKTLGGIRDMQKVPSAIWVVDTKKEHLAVTEARKLGLPVIAILDTNCDPDEVDYKIPGNDDAIRSVTLLTRVVADAVADGLMARSGGGSTEGDTAAAEPMAEWERELLAGSEAEQAATESPVEAPAEEAPAAEASAEPTVAEESPAADDQSVQS